Within Deltaproteobacteria bacterium, the genomic segment CGCCTCGAGGGCTTCCATCTGAAAGGGGTCCGGCACGAAGGGAAGCGGTTCGGGCTTTCCGATGCGTGAAAGGATGCCGGCAAGGGAGGGGTCGCAGGAGGGGACCATTCGCCTGCCCCGTGGTACATGCTTTGCTCCCTGCCGGTCGTTTACCGCAGACCGCCGCCCGCGGCGGGGCGGTTTTCGGTGATGATATGTTTTCGAATGCTCTGCGGCTGTCATAGAGTAAACCGTTTCCTGAATAGAAAGACCTGCTATCATACTTCGGCGGCAGGGTAAAGGGGATTGGTAATTCGGGAATCGTAATCCGTAATCCGTAATCCGTAATCATCCTAATCCCGCACTCAGTTACTCAGACACTTGATATCTTATTGACCTTCATCTGAAAATATGACATTATTCGTATACTTAGGGGGTTGAGAGCCATGGAGCAGGAATCCAGGGAAAAGACAGGATACGATGTGTTAATGAATGCCTGGCTGAAAATGGCGGGGGAGTTCTGGAAAATGGCACCCCGAACGGGTACGGAGAGTAACGACACATACGGCATGCCCGAGAGTGCCGAGGAAAAAGGTGAAGGTGGTGTCAGGGAATCACTGGAATCCACCCTGAGGCTATGGACCACCCTGGCGACGATGATGAGCGAGCCGGCGGCAGTGGATCCGGTGATGAAAGCGACCTCTGTTGCTCCTGAGATCATGATGAAGATCATGACCTCCACCTGGGAGGGGTATCTGCGCGCCCAGGACCAGTGGTTCAGGAAACTGGGCAAGATCGGTGAGCAGACGGAAGCATACACGTTTGAGAATCTCGATCAGAACATCAATCGTATCTGGTCGGACCTGTACCGGGAAGAGATAAGTCCCTTCTTACGGGTCCCCCAACTGGGCTTGACCCGGTTCTATCAGGAACGGCTCGGCCTGGCCATTGATAGATACAACGTCTTTCAATCAAAGCTGGGCGAGTTCCTCCGCCTTCTCTACCTGCCGATGGAAAAATCGGCCCGTGTGATGGAACAGCAGGTAGAGAAATTGACCCGAGAGGGGAAGCTCCCGGATACATCCCAGGATTATTACCGGATGTGGATCAAGATACTGGAAGGTCATTACATGACCCTCTTCAAGTCTCACGAGTATGCCCAGGCACTCAAAGAGACCCTCGATACCCTTGATGATTTTCTCCTTGCCAGAAGGGACTCTTTGCAGGATATCCTGCAGACCCTGCCTGTCCCGACGGAACGGGATATGGATGACCTGTACCAGGAGATCTATGCTTTGAAGAAAAAGATCAGGGAACTTGAAAAGAACAATAAGAAATAGGCGCTTTTGCTTTTCCGGAGGTTGAGCCATGGAGCAGCCTAAAATTCCCGTTGAAATAATCATGCAACAACTGGCCGAGGATGCCGGGAAGGTGCAGGAACGGGCGCAGAAAGCATCGGATATTCTTCTCGGCAGTCTTGATACTGCCATCGCCACCACGCCATACGAGGTGATCTACAGGCAGGACCGGGTAACCCTGAAACACTACCCTGCCGAGGCCGGAACGGAAAGTTCCGTTAAGACACCCCTTCTGGTCGTGTACGCCCTGATAAACCGGGAGACCATGCTTGACCTGCAACCGGGTAGAAGCGTCGTGAGCAGTTTCCTCAAGGCGGGGGTCGACCTTTATATGGTGGATTGGGGGTATCCGACCCGGAAGGACCGTTTTCTGACGATCGATGACCATGTGAACGTCTACCTGGATGATGTCGTCGATTTCGTGCGGGAACGGACGGGGCATGATACGATCAACCTCATGGGTATCTGCATGGGCGGCAGTTTCTGTGTCATGTATTCGGCCCTGCACCCGGAAAAGGTCAAGAACCTCATCACCACTGTCTGCCCCACAAACTTTGACACCGACCAGGGACTGCTCCATATCTGGATGAAACATGTTGACGTGGACCGCATGATCGACGCCTTCGGGAACATGCCGGGAGATCTGATGAACTTCGGTTTCCTGCTTCTCAATCCGGCCCGCCTCATGATCGATAAATACATCGGATTTCTTGAGAATATGGACAACAAGGCTTTCGTCGAGAACTTCATACGCATGGAAAAATGGATCTTTGACAGTCCCGATGTGCCGGGTGAAACATTCAAGCAATTCGTGAAGGACTGCTATCAGAAGAACCTTCTCATCAACAGCAGGCTCTATCTGAATGGAAAGCGGGTTGACCTGCGAAAGATAACCATGCCGCTGCTGAACATATACGGCCTTTACGATCACCTCGTTCCTCCAGGGGCCGCAGACGTTCTGACCAGCAAGGTGGGGAGCGCCGACACGGAGGATGTCTGCCTTGATACGGGGCATATCGGTATCTATGTGAGCTCCAAGACCCAGAAGGAATTCGTGCCGAAAATAGTGCAATGGCTTACCGAACGGGAGAATCCCGCGAAAGGCGGGGCCGGCAGGAAAGGGGCGCGGAAAAAAAAGGAGACGGTACGGAAGAA encodes:
- the phaC gene encoding class III poly(R)-hydroxyalkanoic acid synthase subunit PhaC, yielding MEQPKIPVEIIMQQLAEDAGKVQERAQKASDILLGSLDTAIATTPYEVIYRQDRVTLKHYPAEAGTESSVKTPLLVVYALINRETMLDLQPGRSVVSSFLKAGVDLYMVDWGYPTRKDRFLTIDDHVNVYLDDVVDFVRERTGHDTINLMGICMGGSFCVMYSALHPEKVKNLITTVCPTNFDTDQGLLHIWMKHVDVDRMIDAFGNMPGDLMNFGFLLLNPARLMIDKYIGFLENMDNKAFVENFIRMEKWIFDSPDVPGETFKQFVKDCYQKNLLINSRLYLNGKRVDLRKITMPLLNIYGLYDHLVPPGAADVLTSKVGSADTEDVCLDTGHIGIYVSSKTQKEFVPKIVQWLTERENPAKGGAGRKGARKKKETVRKKRETAAGKRSVRAGRKIEK